From a single Brassica napus cultivar Da-Ae chromosome C9, Da-Ae, whole genome shotgun sequence genomic region:
- the LOC106376295 gene encoding ETO1-like protein 2: MRNLKLFERFKSTQIHAFTSSQDSPSTSTNGRSSSSSSPRMNFLRHPKSTSKSFSRSLLPHGFPTTDLLEPPLDSNLKPIDLVESLSNLYRRIESSSESETSMLYLEQYTVLRSLGDAKLLRRCLLNARRHAVDVPCKVVLSAWLRFERREHELVGVESMDCNGFAIECPKSSLSRGCDLNLVNEHCKCCEEEEIKVSIADEFSGLDEESDFTFCVGLEKAKCVRSRIASLSRPFEAMLYGSFIESRASEIDFSENGISVEAMVALNIYSRLKRVDLFRVETVFELLGLATKFCCDDLKSACESRLASSITDLDKALTFVDYALEERAELLLSACLQVFLRELPQSLHSSKVMRLFCSSEAKEGLSFLGSECLFTLYYFLSQVGMEERLATEAMLVLLERTREFARANWQKAVALHQMGCVLFERKDYKAAQFHFRLASSLGHVYSLAGVSRTEYKQGKTYSAYKLMNYLISKHKPRGWMYQERSLYNVGDDEKLKDLATATELDPTQTFPYKYRAVMKFERKQVKEAFEEVDRLIQFKLTPDCLELRAWLFLAVGDKESCLRDIRAVLTLEPKYVVFGGRMRNDLVEALTAQCSEVDCWVKLYDRWSAVDDVGSLGVVHQMLQNDPSKNFLRFRQSLLLLRLNCQGAAMRCLRMAWNLAASEAERLVYEGWLLYDMSYVDEALTKAEKAISIQRSFEAFFLKAYVLAEKNLDPDESSCVAQVLEEALKCPSDGLRKGQALNNLGSIYIDCSMLDQAETAYKNALEIQHTRAHQGLARVYFLKNQRKEACEEMTKLINKAFSKAAAYEKRSEYCEREKAKEDLDMATTLDPLRTYPYRYRAAVLMDDQRETEAVEELSKAIAFRPELQTLHLRAAFHEATGKLSLAAQDCEAALCLDPNHTETLHLYSRSKDQASSIDNTIVGLD; this comes from the exons ATGCGGAATCTAAAGCTATTCGAGAGGTTCAAGAGCACTCAAATCCACGCCTTCACTTCATCACAAGACTCTCCTTCCACAAGCACCAATGGCaggagcagcagcagcagcagccctCGGATGAACTTCCTACGCCACCCCAAATCAACCTCCAAATCCTTCTCTCGCTCGCTTCTCCCTCACGGCTTCCCCACCACAGACCTCCTCGAGCCTCCTCTGGACTCTAACCTCAAACCCATCGACTTGGTCGAGTCCTTATCGAATCTCTACAGAAGAATCGAGTCGAGCTCCGAGTCCGAGACCTCGATGCTCTACCTCGAGCAGTACACTGTCCTCCGCAGCCTCGGCGACGCCAAGCTCCTGCGCAGGTGTTTGCTCAACGCCAGGAGGCACGCCGTTGATGTCCCTTGTAAGGTTGTTTTATCCGCTTGGTTGAGATTCGAGAGGAGAGAGCACGAGCTTGTGGGAGTTGAGTCTATGGATTGTAATGGGTTTGCTATTGAATGTCCCAAGAGTAGTTTGAGTCGTGGTTGTGATTTGAATCTAGTCAACGAGCATTGTAAATGTTGTGAGGAAGAGGAGATTAAAGTCTCTATAGCAGATGAGTTTTCTGGTCTAGACGAGGAGAGTGATTTCACCTTCTGTGTGGGTTTAGAGAAGGCTAAGTGTGTTAGGTCGCGAATAGCATCCCTTTCACGGCCCTTTGAGGCTATGCTGTACGGTTCTTTTATCGAATCAAGAGCTTCTGAGATCGATTTCTCGGAGAACGGCATCTCAGTTGAAGCAATGGTGGCGTTGAACATATACAGTAGACTCAAAAGAGTTGATTTGTTCCGTGTCGAAACCGTCTTTGAGCTTCTTGGACTAGCCACCAAGTTCTGCTGCGACGACCTCAAGTCTGCTTGCGAGTCTCGTTTGGCTTCATCTATCACTGACCTTGACAAAGCGTTAACCTTTGTAGACTACGCGCTGGAGGAGCGCGCTGAGCTGCTCTTATCAGCTTGCTTGCAGGTGTTTCTGAGAGAGCTTCCTCAGTCTCTCCACAGCTCCAAAGTGATGAGACTCTTCTGCAGCTCCGAGGCGAAAGAAGGGTTAAGTTTCCTCGGTTCGGAGTGTTTGTTCACGCTGTACTACTTCCTCAGCCAAGTAGGGATGGAAGAGAGGCTCGCCACGGAGGCTATGCTGGTGTTGCTGGAGAGAACTCGTGAGTTTGCTCGCGCAAACTGGCAGAAGGCTGTGGCCTTGCATCAGATGGGGTGTGTTCTGTTCGAGAGGAAGGATTACAAAGCAGCTCAGTTTCATTTCAGATTAGCTTCAAGCTTAGGGCATGTCTACTCATTGGCTGGGGTATCAAGAACTGAGTATAAACAAGGGAAGACGTACTCGGCGTACAAGCTCATGAACTATCTCATCTCTAAGCACAAGCCACGTGGATGGATGTACCAGGAGAGGTCTCTTTACAACGTAGGGGATGATGAGAAGCTTAAAGATCTAGCAACCGCCACTGAGCTTGACCCTACGCAGACGTTTCCTTACAAGTATAGGGCTGTGATGAAGTTCGAGCGGAAGCAGGTTAAAGAAGCGTTCGAggaggttgatagattgattcaGTTCAAGCTTACTCCAGACTGTCTCGAGCTGAGGGCGTGGCTGTTTTTAGCCGTTGGTGACAAAGAGAGTTGTTTGAGAGATATAAGAGCAGTGCTGACTTTGGAGCCGAAGTATGTTGTGTTTGGTGGGAGGATGAGAAATGATTTGGTGGAGGCATTGACCGCGCAGTGTAGTGAAGTAGATTGTTGGGTGAAGCTTTACGATAGATGGTCAGCGGTGGATGATGTTGGTTCGTTGGGTGTTGTTCATCAGATGCTTCAGAATGATCCCAGCAAAAACTTTCTGAGGTTTAGacaatctcttcttctcttaag ATTGAATTGTCAAGGAGCTGCGATGAGGTGCTTGAGAATGGCATGGAACTTGGCTGCTTCTGAGGCGGAGAGGTTGGTCTACGAAGGTTGGCTTTTATACGACATGAGTTATGTAGACGAAGCTCTTACTAAAGCTGAGAAGGCAATCTCCATTCAACGCTCCTTTGAAGCATTTTTCCTCAAAGCATATGTTCTAGCTGAGAAGAATCTCGACCCGGACGAGAGCTCTTGCGTGGCTCAGGTTCTAGAGGAAGCCCTCAAGTGTCCTTCCGATGGGCTACGCAAAGGACAG GCTCTGAACAATCTTGGGAGCATCTACATCGACTGTTCGATGCTAGATCAAGCTGAAACTGCATACAAGAACGCTCTAGAGATCCAACACACTCGTGCACATCAAGGCCTAGCAAGAGTTTACTTCCTGAAGAATCAACGTAAAGAAGCGTGCGAGGAGATGACAAAGCTGATTAACAAGGCGTTTAGCAAAGCAGCAGCTTACGAGAAACGGTCTGAGTACTGCGAACGTGAAAAAGCCAAAGAAGATCTCGACATGGCCACAACACTTGACCCTCTGCGAACCTATCCTTACAGATACCGAGCTGCCG TCCTGATGGATGATCAGAGAGAGACAGAAGCAGTGGAAGAGCTGTCTAAGGCTATAGCTTTCAGACCGGAACTGCAAACGCTGCATCTCAGAGCAGCGTTCCACGAGGCTACGGGGAAGCTTTCATTGGCTGCGCAAGACTGCGAAGCTGCTCTCTGTTTGGACCCTAACCACACCGAGACGCTTCATCTATACAGCAGATCCAAGGATCAAGCTTCATCCATTGACAACACCATTGTTGGCTTAGATTAG